From Pleurocapsa sp. PCC 7319:
AGTACTTTCCAAAGCGAGATCGCTTTAACCAAATTTCTTTCTCAAATCGAGCACAACTTACTTTGTTGAGCATATATTCAGATAGAGACGAGATCGCATACAATATATAGGTATTGAATAGCAGAAAATATGGCAACAACTCGTTCCAAGCAGCGCAGTAGTAAACTCGATTTGGCAGCCCGCGCAGCTTGGCTCTATTACATCGCCGACAATACCCAAGAAGAAATTGCTACCAAACTAGATGTATCGCGGCAGGCAGCTCAGCGATTAGTTGCTTTGGCAGTCAGTGAAAAGCTGATCAAATTTCGACTAGACCACCCCCTTAGCGATTGTATTGCTTTAGCTGAAGCCCTACGGGATAAGTTTGAACTATCTACTTGTGAAGTAGTGCCGAGCAGTGCGGACGGCTCGCGTAATGGTATAGCTGTTTCTGCTGCTGCTCACTTAGAGACATATCTTTTGGCAAAAACGCCTACTATTGTCGCATTTTCCTCTGGTAAAACATTGCGAGCGATGGTCGAGCAAATTCCCTCTATGAATCAGCCTCAGCATAAAATTGTTTCGATAATCGGCAATATGGCTCACTATGGTCGGGCAGGTCGCCATGAAGTAGTCATCCACCTAAGCGAACGTACGGGTGCTGAAGCTTATCCAGTACCAACTCCAGTAATAGCTAGTAGTATTAAAGAACGTAAACTACTGCAAACACAACAATCTTTTATCACCATCAAATCTTTAGTAAATCAGGCAAAAGTTACCTTTGTCGGCATTGGTGATATCGGCTGGAATGCCCCACTTCATGAAAGTGGCTTTATCAACGATCAAGAAATTACTGAACTCATGGAATTAGGTGCTGTGGGAGAAGTGGCAGGATGGGCATACGATCAGCATGGTACTTTATTGAAAAAGGGTACAAACACCAGAATCGCGGGCGTTCCCCTTGAACAGCCAGTTCAGCGACTGACGATTGGAGTTGCAGGGGGTTTACACAAAAAAGAAGCTTTGTTCGCTGCGCTAAGAGGCAAGCTAATTAATGGATTAATTACAGATGAAGCAGTTGCTAAATCAATTCTTCAGATGGCACTGGTCAACTAAGAAGTATCAATAAGGGAAAAAATAGCAGTCTCTAGCTGCGCGATCGCTGACTCTAAATCATCGTTAACAATTTGGAAATCAAATTCATCACTAGCAGCAATTTCTTGCTTAGCAATTTCTAAGCGTTGAGCAATCGATTCTTCCGAATTCTTGCCCCTGATTCTAATCCTTTGCTCTAATTCCTCGATGGAGGGAGGCAAAATAAAAATACGCCGTGCCTCGGGAAAAATATTGGCGATCGCTCTAGCTCCCGCCAACTCTATTTCTAAAATAATGTAGTTACCATCTTCTATCTGCTTAACAACTTGAGCTTTAGGTGTACCATAATAGTTGCCTGCGTATTCTGCCCACTCCAAAAGTTCTTGATTCAGAATTGCTGTCTCAAAATCTTTTTTACTGAGAAAGTAATAATCTACTCCCTCTATTTCACCAGGTCGGGGTTGCCTGGTGGTAGCGGAAACAGAAACGCGCAGTTGAGGGTAACGTTGCAATAGTAAACTAACAATCGTCCCTTTCCCTACGCCACTGGGTCCTGTAATAACAATGAGTTTACCTGGCTGTTCGGCTGGCATTTAATGATAATCTGATTAAGCTAAGAGTCTTTGTTAACCACAAAGCGATGGGCTACAGTTTCAGGTTGTA
This genomic window contains:
- a CDS encoding sugar-binding transcriptional regulator, yielding MATTRSKQRSSKLDLAARAAWLYYIADNTQEEIATKLDVSRQAAQRLVALAVSEKLIKFRLDHPLSDCIALAEALRDKFELSTCEVVPSSADGSRNGIAVSAAAHLETYLLAKTPTIVAFSSGKTLRAMVEQIPSMNQPQHKIVSIIGNMAHYGRAGRHEVVIHLSERTGAEAYPVPTPVIASSIKERKLLQTQQSFITIKSLVNQAKVTFVGIGDIGWNAPLHESGFINDQEITELMELGAVGEVAGWAYDQHGTLLKKGTNTRIAGVPLEQPVQRLTIGVAGGLHKKEALFAALRGKLINGLITDEAVAKSILQMALVN
- the gmk gene encoding guanylate kinase — translated: MPAEQPGKLIVITGPSGVGKGTIVSLLLQRYPQLRVSVSATTRQPRPGEIEGVDYYFLSKKDFETAILNQELLEWAEYAGNYYGTPKAQVVKQIEDGNYIILEIELAGARAIANIFPEARRIFILPPSIEELEQRIRIRGKNSEESIAQRLEIAKQEIAASDEFDFQIVNDDLESAIAQLETAIFSLIDTS